One Chromobacterium paludis genomic window carries:
- a CDS encoding AMP-binding protein: protein MQDFARHPDLPAKLGDLPYASLGAMLAKTAARYPDQPAFRNMGGSLSYRELQRLSAQFADYLTTSLRLSRGDRVAIMLPNLLQYPVALYGILRAGLVVVNVNPLYTARELHHQLADSGAAAILVAANFAAVVEQARAETPLKHVIVTELGDLLPTPKRWLVNAAVRYVKKMVPPYHLPDAIAFRRALAAGQAARWRDAAVQADELAILQYTGGTTGVSKGAMLSHRNLLANVEQARLVLGRGLVEGQAAVATPLPLYHVLALTVNCFLVNRIGGTSLLITNPRDIPGMVAELAKYPVNAFIGVNTLFNALAHHADFAKLDFSGWKVSIGGGAAVQRAVADSWQKITGLTLLEGYGLTETSPLVSVNSLANPAYTGTVGLPVPDTEVRLRNDAGEDVADGEPGEVCVRGPQVMAGYWQRPEETAKVFHADGFFATGDIGVRTVDGMLKLVDRKKDMVLVSGFNVYPNEIEDVVAQHPGVREVACIGVPDERSGEAVKIVVVRKDPALQADELLGFCRDKLTAYKVPRHVEFREELPKSNVGKILRRELRQPA from the coding sequence CGCAGTTCGCCGATTACCTGACAACGAGCCTGAGGCTGAGCCGCGGCGATCGCGTGGCCATCATGCTGCCCAATCTGCTGCAGTACCCGGTGGCGCTGTATGGCATTCTGCGCGCCGGCCTGGTGGTGGTGAACGTCAACCCGTTGTACACCGCGCGCGAGCTGCATCATCAGCTGGCCGACTCCGGCGCGGCCGCCATCCTGGTGGCGGCCAATTTCGCCGCCGTGGTGGAGCAGGCTCGCGCCGAGACGCCGCTCAAGCATGTGATAGTGACCGAGCTGGGCGACCTGCTGCCGACGCCCAAGCGCTGGCTGGTCAACGCCGCGGTGCGCTACGTCAAGAAAATGGTGCCGCCCTATCATCTGCCGGACGCCATCGCCTTCCGCCGCGCGCTGGCTGCCGGTCAAGCCGCGCGCTGGCGCGACGCGGCGGTGCAGGCGGACGAGCTGGCCATTCTGCAATACACCGGCGGCACCACCGGCGTGTCCAAGGGTGCCATGTTGAGCCACCGCAACTTGCTGGCCAATGTGGAGCAGGCGCGGCTGGTGTTGGGCCGGGGCCTGGTAGAGGGCCAAGCCGCGGTGGCCACGCCGCTGCCGCTTTACCACGTATTGGCGTTGACGGTGAACTGTTTTCTGGTCAATCGCATCGGCGGCACCAGCCTGCTGATCACCAATCCGCGCGACATTCCAGGCATGGTGGCGGAGCTGGCCAAATACCCGGTCAACGCCTTCATCGGCGTCAACACGCTGTTCAATGCGCTGGCGCATCACGCGGACTTCGCCAAGCTGGACTTCAGCGGCTGGAAGGTTTCCATCGGCGGCGGCGCGGCGGTGCAGCGCGCGGTGGCGGATTCCTGGCAGAAGATCACCGGCCTGACGTTGCTGGAGGGCTACGGCCTGACCGAGACTTCGCCGCTGGTGTCGGTGAACTCCCTGGCCAATCCGGCCTATACCGGCACGGTGGGCTTGCCGGTGCCGGACACCGAGGTGAGGCTGCGCAACGACGCCGGCGAGGACGTGGCGGACGGCGAGCCGGGCGAGGTGTGCGTGCGTGGGCCGCAGGTGATGGCCGGCTACTGGCAGCGGCCGGAAGAGACGGCCAAGGTGTTTCATGCCGACGGCTTCTTCGCCACAGGGGACATCGGCGTGCGCACGGTTGACGGCATGCTCAAGCTGGTGGACCGCAAGAAGGACATGGTGCTGGTGTCTGGCTTCAACGTCTATCCCAACGAGATCGAGGACGTGGTGGCGCAGCATCCGGGCGTGCGCGAGGTGGCCTGCATCGGCGTGCCGGACGAGCGCAGCGGGGAGGCGGTGAAAATCGTGGTGGTGCGCAAGGACCCGGCGCTGCAGGCGGACGAACTGCTGGGCTTCTGCCGCGACAAGCTGACGGCGTATAAGGTGCCGCGCCACGTCGAGTTCCGCGAGGAGCTGCCCAAGTCTAACGTCGGCAAGATATTGCGGCGCGAACTGCGCCAGCCGGCATAG
- a CDS encoding HDOD domain-containing protein — MQVAEIFEKATGKLPMVPKVVQELMASFHRNDINIGEITDMVMHDQVLSARVLRLANSARFGGSRRVGSLDDAVLLLGFDNLRVLVIASGITGATLGIPGFDMRAFWLRSFAMANTAKLLSRLSGLDPQLGYTCGLLSNIGELVLYVAVPDQARQVDRIIAGGMDRIAAERMLLGMDLTVLGAELARRWNFPDEIQEAILNQHDLLNEDASPFALLIGLTNCIVSGFRHGMPSEEMLASLPERVLERLNLERERMENAIDPLQQSSTLVDELF; from the coding sequence ATGCAAGTGGCGGAAATCTTCGAAAAGGCGACCGGCAAGCTGCCCATGGTGCCCAAGGTGGTGCAGGAGCTGATGGCCAGCTTCCATCGCAACGATATCAATATCGGCGAGATCACCGACATGGTGATGCATGACCAGGTGCTCAGCGCGCGCGTGCTGCGCCTGGCCAACAGCGCCCGCTTCGGCGGCAGCCGCCGCGTCGGCTCGTTGGACGATGCGGTGCTGCTGCTCGGCTTCGACAACCTCAGGGTGCTGGTGATCGCCTCCGGCATCACCGGCGCCACCCTGGGCATCCCCGGCTTCGACATGCGCGCGTTCTGGCTGCGCAGCTTCGCCATGGCCAATACCGCCAAGCTGCTGTCGCGGCTGTCCGGGCTGGATCCGCAGCTGGGCTACACCTGCGGCCTGCTGTCTAATATCGGCGAACTGGTGCTGTATGTCGCGGTGCCGGATCAGGCGCGCCAAGTGGACCGCATCATCGCCGGCGGCATGGACCGCATCGCCGCCGAACGCATGCTGCTGGGCATGGACCTGACGGTGCTGGGCGCGGAGCTGGCCAGGCGCTGGAATTTTCCGGACGAAATCCAGGAAGCCATCCTGAACCAGCATGACTTGCTGAACGAGGATGCCTCGCCGTTCGCGCTGTTGATCGGCCTGACCAACTGCATCGTCTCCGGCTTCCGCCACGGCATGCCCAGCGAGGAGATGCTGGCCAGCCTGCCGGAACGGGTGCTGGAGCGGCTGAACCTGGAGCGCGAACGCATGGAAAACGCGATAGACCCGTTGCAGCAGTCCAGCACCCTGGTGGACGAGCTGTTCTAA
- a CDS encoding class I SAM-dependent methyltransferase yields MSLIPEIKPQQSLELLKELHILTRDGKINQDTRRKLKQVYHLYQFIEPLMADVLDKKGAMTLADHGAGKSYLGFILYDLFLKDKAAGQVYGVETRQELVDKSRELAERLGFERMGFLNLTVEQSITSTELPEQVDIITALHACNTATDDAIRFALAKDAQYIVLVPCCQAEVASVLRQKKNETFGKTPLSELWRHPIHTREFGSQLTNVLRCLQLEARGYQLTVTELVGWEHSMKNELIIAKKTGKGKASARERQLAILDELNLMDLRERFAY; encoded by the coding sequence ATGAGCCTGATTCCCGAAATCAAACCCCAGCAATCGCTGGAGCTGCTCAAAGAGCTGCACATCCTCACCCGCGACGGCAAGATCAACCAGGACACCCGCCGCAAGCTGAAGCAGGTTTACCACCTGTACCAGTTCATCGAACCCTTGATGGCCGACGTGCTGGACAAGAAAGGCGCAATGACGCTGGCCGACCACGGCGCCGGCAAGTCCTACCTCGGCTTCATCCTGTATGACCTGTTCCTGAAGGACAAGGCCGCCGGCCAGGTCTACGGCGTGGAAACGCGGCAGGAGTTGGTGGACAAATCGCGAGAGCTGGCCGAGCGCCTGGGATTCGAGCGCATGGGCTTCCTGAACCTGACCGTGGAACAGTCCATCACTTCGACCGAACTGCCGGAGCAGGTGGACATCATCACCGCGCTGCACGCCTGCAACACCGCCACCGACGACGCCATCCGTTTCGCCCTGGCCAAGGACGCGCAATACATCGTGCTGGTGCCGTGCTGCCAGGCCGAGGTGGCCTCGGTGCTGCGCCAGAAAAAGAACGAGACCTTCGGCAAGACGCCGCTGTCCGAATTGTGGCGCCATCCCATCCACACCCGCGAGTTTGGCAGCCAGCTGACCAATGTGCTGCGCTGTCTGCAGCTGGAAGCGCGCGGCTACCAGCTGACCGTGACCGAGCTGGTGGGCTGGGAGCACTCGATGAAGAACGAGCTGATCATCGCCAAGAAGACCGGCAAGGGCAAAGCCAGCGCGCGCGAGCGCCAGCTGGCCATCCTGGACGAACTGAACCTGATGGACCTGCGCGAGCGCTTCGCCTACTGA
- a CDS encoding DUF4377 domain-containing protein codes for MMRMSLIAPTLAAVVLAGCAATSPVRVADAPTLSQLQGEWRQVDAGPAAAKLQIDGQRLSIRAGCNGMFGPAALENGKLSAKPLAATMMMCPPEAMQRDAALSRQLEAGMPVKLARGQLLLGEGKDAMRFEKLPQGEIKFIYVAAERKPCSGVAPMQCLQVRADKNQPWQLHYGEIEGFQPEPGVAYRLRIKEVKVDNPPADASSIRWILDMVVEQEVVNKP; via the coding sequence ATGATGCGCATGAGTCTGATCGCGCCGACGCTGGCCGCCGTCGTTTTGGCCGGCTGCGCCGCCACGTCCCCCGTCCGCGTCGCGGACGCCCCCACGCTGTCCCAACTTCAGGGCGAGTGGCGCCAAGTGGACGCCGGCCCCGCCGCCGCCAAGCTGCAAATAGACGGGCAGCGCCTGTCCATCCGCGCCGGCTGCAACGGCATGTTCGGCCCGGCCGCGCTGGAAAACGGCAAGCTCAGCGCCAAGCCGCTGGCCGCCACCATGATGATGTGCCCGCCGGAAGCGATGCAGCGCGACGCCGCGCTGAGCCGCCAGCTGGAAGCCGGCATGCCGGTCAAGCTGGCGCGGGGCCAACTGCTGCTGGGCGAGGGCAAGGACGCCATGCGCTTCGAGAAGCTGCCGCAGGGCGAGATCAAGTTCATCTACGTCGCCGCCGAGCGCAAGCCATGCAGCGGCGTGGCGCCCATGCAGTGTCTGCAGGTGCGCGCCGACAAGAACCAGCCGTGGCAACTGCATTACGGCGAAATCGAGGGCTTCCAGCCCGAACCGGGCGTGGCCTACCGCCTGCGCATCAAGGAAGTGAAGGTGGACAATCCGCCAGCCGACGCCTCGTCCATCCGCTGGATACTGGACATGGTGGTGGAGCAGGAAGTGGTGAACAAGCCCTGA
- a CDS encoding META domain-containing protein — translation MPTLSALLVSGSMILPSQALPDLQHTEWRLQAPAQSAPLPTLSIADNRLSGFAGCNRFTLGIDQDGKHQVATTRMACAPEVMQREQALLKFLAAPFRLLPSENRQSLTLQAGKTAYRFLRVAAGATAAYPAPAASPAPTAQAAPSALRPEVGEQYWYVSSGTCVAGACLRLRSREDQPWLDYDGSILGFQPQPGHSYYLKLQGEPAADGGHPTLQLVRVIYQETAAPLAD, via the coding sequence ATGCCCACCCTCAGCGCCCTTCTCGTCAGCGGCAGCATGATACTGCCCAGCCAAGCCCTGCCAGACCTGCAACACACCGAATGGCGGCTGCAAGCGCCCGCCCAGTCCGCCCCCCTGCCCACCTTGAGCATCGCCGACAACCGCCTCAGCGGCTTCGCCGGCTGCAATCGCTTCACCCTGGGAATCGACCAGGACGGCAAACATCAGGTCGCCACCACGCGCATGGCGTGCGCGCCGGAGGTGATGCAGCGCGAACAGGCGCTGCTGAAATTCCTGGCCGCGCCCTTCCGCCTGCTGCCATCGGAAAACCGCCAATCCCTGACCCTGCAGGCCGGCAAAACCGCCTACCGCTTCCTGCGCGTCGCCGCGGGCGCGACTGCCGCTTACCCCGCCCCTGCCGCCAGTCCGGCCCCGACGGCGCAAGCCGCGCCAAGCGCCTTGCGTCCCGAAGTCGGCGAACAATACTGGTATGTCAGCAGCGGCACCTGCGTAGCCGGCGCCTGCCTGCGACTGCGCAGCCGGGAGGACCAACCCTGGCTCGACTACGACGGCTCGATCTTGGGCTTCCAGCCGCAGCCGGGACACAGCTACTACCTGAAACTGCAAGGCGAGCCGGCCGCCGACGGCGGACATCCCACCTTGCAGCTGGTCAGGGTGATCTATCAGGAAACGGCGGCGCCGCTAGCGGACTGA
- a CDS encoding NAD(P)(+) transhydrogenase (Re/Si-specific) subunit beta yields MQNISAVLYLVAAVLFILALKGLSSPASARRGNLYGIVGMAIAVLTTLLILDKPVLALIAGAIAAGAVIGGWKARTVEMTGMPELVAAMHSLVGLSAVLIAVAAIFHAGVEHTPVQKVELFIGAFIGAITFTASVIAYGKLSGRFGAKAVSFSGQHLLNLTLALAMVGFGIAYFATDSQAAFLAMLAVALVLGVTLIIPIGGADMPVVVSMLNSYSGWAAAGIGFTLNNPVLIIAGACVGSSGAILSYIMCKAMNRSIVSVLLGGFGAEAAAGPAAGDGAAKSYKAGSAEDAAFLMANADQVVIVPGYGLAVSRAQHALQEFAELLHEKGVGVRYAIHPVAGRMPGHMNVLLAEAEVPYEQVLEMEEINADFSTTDVVLVIGANDVVNPAAQKDKASPIYGMPILEAHKARNVIVVKRSMNAGYAGLDNELFYMDKTMMVFGDAKKVVEDLLKNAVH; encoded by the coding sequence ATGCAGAATATTTCCGCGGTTCTCTACCTCGTCGCCGCCGTACTGTTCATCCTGGCGCTGAAGGGGCTGTCCAGCCCGGCCTCGGCGCGGCGCGGCAACCTGTACGGCATCGTCGGCATGGCCATCGCCGTGCTCACCACCTTGCTGATCCTGGACAAGCCGGTGCTGGCGCTGATCGCCGGCGCCATCGCCGCCGGCGCCGTCATCGGCGGCTGGAAGGCGCGCACGGTGGAAATGACCGGCATGCCGGAGCTGGTGGCGGCCATGCACTCGCTGGTGGGCCTGTCCGCCGTGCTGATCGCCGTCGCCGCCATCTTCCACGCCGGCGTGGAGCACACGCCGGTGCAGAAGGTGGAGCTGTTCATCGGCGCCTTCATCGGCGCCATCACCTTCACCGCCTCGGTCATCGCCTACGGCAAGCTGTCCGGCCGCTTCGGCGCCAAGGCCGTCAGCTTTTCCGGCCAGCACCTGCTGAACCTGACCCTGGCGCTGGCCATGGTCGGCTTCGGCATCGCCTATTTCGCCACCGACAGCCAGGCCGCCTTCCTCGCCATGCTGGCCGTCGCGCTGGTATTGGGCGTGACGCTGATCATCCCCATCGGCGGCGCGGACATGCCGGTGGTGGTGTCCATGCTGAACAGCTACTCCGGTTGGGCGGCGGCCGGCATCGGCTTCACCCTGAACAACCCGGTGCTGATCATCGCCGGCGCCTGCGTCGGCTCGTCCGGCGCCATCCTGTCCTACATCATGTGCAAGGCGATGAACCGCTCCATCGTCAGCGTGCTGCTGGGCGGCTTCGGCGCCGAGGCGGCGGCCGGACCGGCGGCGGGCGACGGCGCGGCCAAGTCCTACAAGGCCGGCAGCGCCGAGGACGCCGCCTTCCTGATGGCCAATGCCGACCAGGTGGTGATCGTGCCCGGCTACGGCCTGGCGGTATCGCGCGCCCAGCACGCGCTGCAGGAGTTCGCCGAGCTGCTGCATGAGAAAGGCGTCGGCGTCCGCTACGCCATCCACCCGGTGGCCGGCCGCATGCCTGGCCATATGAATGTGCTGCTGGCCGAGGCCGAAGTGCCCTACGAGCAGGTGCTGGAGATGGAGGAAATCAACGCCGACTTCTCCACCACCGACGTGGTGCTGGTGATAGGCGCCAACGACGTGGTCAACCCGGCGGCGCAGAAGGACAAGGCCAGCCCGATTTACGGCATGCCCATCCTGGAAGCGCACAAGGCGCGCAACGTGATCGTGGTCAAACGCTCCATGAACGCGGGATACGCCGGGCTGGACAATGAGCTGTTTTACATGGATAAAACCATGATGGTGTTCGGCGACGCGAAAAAAGTGGTGGAAGACCTACTGAAAAACGCCGTACATTGA
- a CDS encoding proton-translocating transhydrogenase family protein — translation MVDPFLTSLTVFVLAVFVGYHVVWNVTPALHTPLMAVTNAISGIIIVGAMLQVVDINGQQITLTSVLGAIAIFLASINIFGGFLVTQRMLDMFKKKNRG, via the coding sequence ATGGTTGATCCCTTCCTCACCAGCCTCACCGTCTTCGTGCTGGCCGTCTTCGTCGGCTACCACGTGGTATGGAACGTCACGCCCGCGCTGCACACCCCGCTGATGGCGGTGACCAACGCCATCTCCGGCATCATCATCGTCGGCGCCATGCTGCAGGTGGTGGATATCAACGGCCAGCAAATCACCCTCACCTCGGTGCTGGGCGCCATCGCCATCTTCCTGGCCAGCATCAACATCTTCGGCGGCTTCCTGGTCACCCAGCGCATGCTGGACATGTTCAAGAAAAAGAACAGGGGTTAA
- a CDS encoding Re/Si-specific NAD(P)(+) transhydrogenase subunit alpha, giving the protein MQIAIPAERLAGEHRVAATPETVKKLVAAGHAVSVQAGAGLAAAIPDAAYADAGAAIAPQRQPLLAAADIVLCVRAPEADDIAALKAGAVIVGMLSPYHNPLLPQLAARGVSAFALELLPRTTRAQSMDVLSSQNNIAGYKAVLLACQYYPRFMPMLMTAAGTVKAARVLVLGVGVAGLQAIATAKRLGAVVEAYDVRPATREQVESLGAKFVEVPMSEEEKAASSGVYAREMTPEFLARQNELLAKRAAAADIVITTALIPGKPAPRLLSAAAVAGMRPGSVIVDLAAEAGGNCELTRAGEAHLSDNGVHLVGLANLPAMLAADASSLYARNLLTFLGLLLSPEGLKLDLDDDIVAATLVAHQGEQRFGAPAKPAAAAQTDKEPHHG; this is encoded by the coding sequence ATGCAAATCGCCATTCCAGCCGAAAGGCTGGCCGGAGAGCACCGTGTCGCGGCCACGCCGGAGACGGTGAAGAAACTGGTCGCCGCCGGCCACGCCGTCTCGGTGCAGGCGGGGGCCGGCCTGGCCGCCGCCATTCCCGATGCCGCTTACGCGGACGCCGGCGCCGCCATCGCCCCGCAACGCCAGCCGCTGCTGGCCGCCGCCGACATCGTGCTGTGCGTGCGCGCGCCGGAGGCCGACGACATCGCCGCGTTGAAAGCGGGCGCGGTCATCGTCGGCATGTTGTCGCCCTACCACAACCCCTTGCTGCCGCAGCTGGCCGCGCGCGGCGTCTCCGCCTTCGCGCTGGAGCTGTTGCCGCGCACTACGCGGGCGCAGAGCATGGACGTGCTGTCCAGCCAGAACAATATCGCCGGCTACAAGGCCGTGCTGCTGGCCTGCCAGTATTACCCGCGCTTCATGCCCATGCTGATGACCGCCGCCGGCACGGTGAAGGCCGCCCGGGTCCTGGTGCTGGGCGTGGGCGTGGCCGGCCTGCAGGCCATCGCCACCGCCAAGCGGCTGGGCGCGGTGGTGGAGGCCTACGACGTTCGCCCCGCCACCCGCGAGCAGGTGGAGTCGCTAGGCGCCAAGTTCGTCGAAGTGCCGATGAGCGAGGAAGAGAAGGCAGCCAGCTCCGGCGTCTACGCCCGCGAGATGACGCCCGAGTTCCTGGCGCGGCAGAACGAGTTGCTGGCCAAGCGCGCCGCCGCCGCCGACATCGTCATCACCACCGCCCTGATTCCGGGCAAGCCGGCGCCGCGCCTCTTGTCCGCCGCCGCCGTGGCCGGCATGCGGCCCGGCTCCGTCATCGTGGACCTGGCGGCCGAGGCTGGCGGCAACTGCGAGCTGACCCGCGCCGGCGAGGCGCATCTATCCGACAACGGCGTGCACCTGGTGGGGCTGGCCAATCTGCCCGCCATGCTGGCGGCGGACGCCTCCAGCCTGTACGCGCGCAATCTGCTGACCTTCCTCGGCCTCTTGCTGAGCCCGGAAGGCCTGAAGCTGGACCTGGACGATGACATCGTCGCCGCCACCCTGGTCGCGCACCAGGGCGAGCAACGCTTCGGCGCGCCGGCCAAACCGGCCGCCGCCGCCCAAACCGACAAGGAGCCGCACCATGGTTGA
- a CDS encoding substrate-binding periplasmic protein produces the protein MKALPALLLALCVWAGAAPAAELQISTGEYAPWCGERLPAQGFVSRVVREAFAREGVQVRFRFMPWARALEALRNGDVQASSFWFDDPVKAKEFLYSAPLSEHREMLFHRKDLAMPRWQKLRDLSSLRFGATRGYTYTPEFRQLEKQGALSVEEANDDKTNLLKLLAGRIDIFPLDEFTGWQLLASDAFPPGARDLVTTENRPFSAHYGHLLMQRSPRNAQWMAKFNAGLAKLRADGTLDRFKLDLYRGSGQ, from the coding sequence ATGAAAGCCCTGCCGGCGCTGCTATTGGCATTGTGCGTCTGGGCCGGCGCCGCCCCGGCCGCCGAGCTGCAGATCTCCACCGGCGAATACGCGCCCTGGTGCGGCGAACGTTTGCCCGCGCAGGGCTTCGTCAGCCGGGTGGTGCGCGAGGCCTTCGCCCGCGAAGGCGTGCAGGTGCGCTTCCGCTTCATGCCTTGGGCCAGGGCGTTGGAAGCCTTGCGCAACGGCGATGTCCAGGCCAGCTCGTTCTGGTTCGACGATCCGGTCAAGGCCAAGGAATTCCTGTACAGCGCGCCACTGTCCGAACACCGCGAAATGCTGTTCCACCGCAAGGACCTGGCCATGCCGCGCTGGCAAAAACTGCGCGACCTGAGCAGCCTGCGCTTCGGCGCCACCCGCGGCTACACCTACACCCCGGAGTTTCGCCAGCTGGAAAAGCAGGGCGCGCTATCGGTGGAAGAGGCCAACGACGACAAGACCAATCTGCTGAAGCTGCTGGCCGGGCGCATCGACATCTTCCCGCTGGATGAATTCACCGGCTGGCAGCTCTTGGCCTCCGACGCCTTCCCGCCTGGCGCGCGCGACCTCGTCACCACGGAGAATCGCCCGTTCAGCGCGCATTACGGCCATCTGCTGATGCAGCGCTCGCCGCGCAACGCGCAATGGATGGCCAAGTTCAACGCCGGCCTGGCCAAATTGCGCGCCGACGGCACCCTGGATCGCTTCAAGCTGGACCTGTATCGCGGCTCGGGGCAGTAG
- a CDS encoding sensor histidine kinase, with amino-acid sequence MMPLPDFRNLGVMLRALLLPLALLLGDGLLAWSRPDPLWSWLQTALALVPGSLLSLALLALAGPRLTRRRRGAWWALALVGACFAGCGWCLRDATPPAPAAPLLAMLAAAAGLHYLSLRQRALSPALADARLAALQARIRPHFLFNSLNAAIALIRQQPAQAEGVLENLAELFRAQMADPARASTLAREVELARMYLAIESVRLGPRLQVRWRLEAPLDAALPPLILQPLVENAVYHGAERLAGEVAIDVSARLAGSQLELTLDNPVPAAEDGGRVGSGMALSNLRERLELFFDAEASLTGERHGERYRTRVRLPYRRAAD; translated from the coding sequence ATGATGCCGTTACCGGACTTTCGCAATCTGGGCGTGATGCTGCGCGCCTTGCTGTTGCCGCTGGCGCTGCTGCTGGGCGATGGCCTGCTGGCCTGGAGCCGGCCGGATCCGTTGTGGAGCTGGCTGCAGACCGCGCTGGCCCTGGTGCCGGGCAGTTTGCTGTCCTTGGCGCTGCTGGCGTTGGCGGGACCGCGGCTGACGCGGCGACGGCGCGGCGCGTGGTGGGCGCTGGCGCTGGTTGGGGCTTGTTTTGCCGGATGCGGCTGGTGTCTGCGCGACGCCACGCCGCCGGCTCCGGCCGCGCCGCTGCTGGCCATGCTGGCGGCGGCGGCAGGGCTGCATTATCTATCGCTACGGCAGCGGGCCTTGTCGCCGGCCTTGGCCGATGCGAGGCTGGCGGCGCTGCAGGCGCGCATCCGGCCGCACTTCCTGTTCAACAGCCTGAACGCCGCCATTGCGCTGATCCGACAGCAGCCGGCCCAGGCCGAGGGGGTGCTGGAAAACCTGGCCGAGCTGTTCCGCGCCCAGATGGCGGACCCGGCGCGCGCCTCCACGCTGGCGCGCGAGGTGGAGCTGGCGCGGATGTATCTGGCGATAGAGTCGGTGAGGCTGGGGCCCAGGCTGCAAGTGCGCTGGCGGCTGGAGGCGCCGCTGGATGCCGCGCTGCCGCCGCTGATCCTGCAGCCGCTGGTGGAGAATGCCGTGTATCACGGCGCGGAGCGGCTGGCCGGCGAGGTGGCGATCGACGTGTCGGCGCGTTTGGCCGGCAGCCAGCTGGAACTGACGCTGGACAACCCGGTGCCGGCCGCGGAGGACGGGGGCCGCGTGGGCAGCGGCATGGCCCTGTCCAATCTGCGGGAGCGGCTGGAATTGTTTTTCGACGCCGAGGCCAGCCTGACCGGCGAGCGGCATGGCGAGCGCTACCGCACGCGCGTCCGCCTGCCTTACCGTCGGGCGGCGGATTGA
- a CDS encoding TMEM175 family protein produces MGKNRLEAFSDGVIAIIITIMVLELKVPHGADWPALAPLLPVFLSYVLSFVYVGIYWNNHHHFYHATHRIDGRVLWANLHLLFWLSLIPFVTGWMGENHYAPLPVALYGGVLLMCAIAWWIMQQALLCLPGNRTRLAEALGGDFKGKLSPVIYLLAIALAWWHAWLAGALYLAVALMWLVPDKRIECLLREEETR; encoded by the coding sequence ATGGGCAAGAACCGGCTGGAGGCGTTCAGCGACGGCGTGATCGCCATCATCATCACCATCATGGTGCTGGAGCTGAAAGTGCCGCACGGCGCGGATTGGCCGGCGCTGGCGCCGCTGCTGCCGGTGTTTCTGAGCTATGTGCTGAGCTTTGTCTACGTAGGCATCTATTGGAACAACCACCACCATTTCTATCACGCCACCCACCGCATAGACGGCCGCGTGCTGTGGGCCAATCTGCACCTGCTGTTCTGGCTGTCGCTGATTCCTTTCGTCACCGGTTGGATGGGGGAGAACCACTACGCGCCGCTGCCGGTGGCGCTGTATGGCGGCGTGCTGCTGATGTGCGCCATCGCCTGGTGGATCATGCAGCAGGCCCTGCTGTGCCTGCCCGGCAACCGCACCCGCCTGGCCGAAGCGCTGGGCGGCGACTTCAAGGGCAAGCTGTCCCCGGTGATCTACCTGCTGGCGATCGCCCTGGCCTGGTGGCATGCCTGGCTGGCCGGGGCGCTGTATCTGGCGGTGGCGCTGATGTGGCTGGTGCCGGACAAGCGCATCGAGTGCCTGCTGCGTGAGGAGGAAACGCGGTGA
- a CDS encoding DUF3460 family protein: MYQSEFTKFMNGFLEQHPEVDSQRRELRLTLWDREVSLDDQRRWKESRVPQKPYVYQPE, encoded by the coding sequence ATGTACCAGTCCGAATTCACCAAATTCATGAACGGCTTCCTGGAGCAACATCCGGAAGTGGACAGCCAGCGCCGCGAACTGCGTCTGACGCTGTGGGACCGCGAGGTCAGCCTGGACGATCAGCGCCGCTGGAAAGAATCCCGCGTGCCGCAAAAGCCTTACGTCTACCAGCCGGAATAA
- a CDS encoding class I SAM-dependent methyltransferase, giving the protein MTRHTVALDSALSAYLFDIAVTEHPAQRELREFTAGHRLAKMQISPDQGQFMGWLARLIGARRYLEIGVFTGYSALTVALAMPEDGQVVACDVSETFTAVAREYWAKAGVADRIDLRLQPALATLRELLAQGRAGSFDLAFIDADKPGYRDYYEACLQLVRPGGVIAIDNIFLSGRVVDPKPQDPPGVHLVHAFNASLKTDARVHMCVLPIGDGLTLCTRR; this is encoded by the coding sequence ATGACCCGCCACACCGTCGCGCTTGACAGCGCCCTTTCCGCTTACCTGTTCGATATCGCCGTGACCGAGCACCCGGCGCAGCGCGAACTGCGCGAATTCACCGCCGGCCACCGCCTGGCCAAGATGCAGATCTCGCCGGACCAGGGCCAGTTCATGGGCTGGCTGGCGCGGCTGATCGGCGCGCGCCGCTATCTGGAGATCGGCGTGTTCACCGGCTACAGCGCGCTGACCGTGGCCCTGGCCATGCCGGAAGACGGCCAGGTGGTGGCCTGCGACGTCAGCGAAACCTTCACCGCCGTCGCCCGGGAATACTGGGCCAAGGCCGGCGTGGCCGATCGCATAGACCTGCGCTTGCAGCCTGCGCTGGCCACGCTGCGCGAGCTGCTGGCGCAGGGGCGCGCCGGCAGCTTCGACCTCGCCTTCATCGACGCCGACAAGCCGGGCTACCGCGACTATTACGAAGCCTGCCTGCAGCTGGTGAGGCCCGGCGGCGTCATCGCCATCGACAATATCTTCCTGTCCGGCCGCGTGGTGGACCCCAAGCCGCAAGACCCGCCCGGCGTGCACCTGGTGCATGCATTCAACGCCAGCCTGAAGACCGACGCGCGCGTCCACATGTGCGTGCTGCCGATAGGCGATGGCCTGACGCTATGCACCCGGCGCTGA